The following proteins are encoded in a genomic region of uncultured Vibrio sp.:
- a CDS encoding ABC transporter ATP-binding protein has product MSCALSINNLTCQYDDQTVLESLSIEVEQGQIVCLLGASGCGKTTLLKAVAGLLPLSSGQMSLNDVVIDDGENWLPPEQRNIGMIFQDYALFPHLTVAENISFGLKNETPQQKLVKVEEMLELVHLQGYGDRYPHQLSGGQQQRVAIARSLAYKPDLLLLDEPFSNIDTQVRHELIREIRKIFKQQGVTAIFVTHSREEAFAFSDKMAVMNNGIIEQYGTASELYYQPSSKFVADFLGGGSYLAATRVSQGEFETHLGVIEASAQQEIQLQAECALLLRPQHVQVQVDTESAVKVLEQHFMGDHCRYVIDVNGDRLLATSSQALNIGDSVAVKIDTQGVLAFA; this is encoded by the coding sequence ATGAGCTGCGCATTATCAATTAACAATCTGACCTGCCAATACGATGATCAAACCGTTTTAGAGTCGTTGTCTATTGAGGTGGAACAAGGACAGATTGTGTGTCTGTTAGGTGCTAGCGGCTGTGGTAAAACAACATTGCTAAAAGCGGTCGCTGGATTATTGCCTTTGTCTTCCGGGCAGATGAGTCTCAACGACGTGGTTATCGATGATGGTGAAAACTGGCTGCCACCAGAGCAGCGTAATATTGGTATGATTTTCCAAGACTACGCGTTGTTTCCTCACCTTACCGTGGCTGAGAATATCTCTTTTGGTTTGAAGAATGAAACGCCTCAGCAAAAGCTTGTGAAAGTAGAAGAGATGTTGGAGTTAGTACATCTACAAGGCTACGGTGATCGTTACCCTCATCAATTGTCAGGTGGCCAGCAACAACGTGTGGCGATTGCGCGGTCATTAGCTTACAAGCCGGATTTACTGTTACTGGATGAGCCGTTTTCCAACATTGATACTCAAGTGAGACACGAGTTGATTCGCGAGATCCGTAAGATTTTTAAGCAACAAGGTGTGACAGCGATCTTCGTGACTCACAGTCGAGAGGAGGCTTTTGCGTTTTCAGATAAAATGGCCGTGATGAACAATGGCATTATTGAGCAGTATGGAACAGCTTCAGAGTTGTACTACCAGCCTTCGAGCAAATTTGTCGCTGATTTCCTGGGCGGTGGTAGCTATCTGGCTGCAACCAGAGTGTCACAAGGCGAGTTTGAGACGCACCTAGGCGTGATAGAAGCAAGTGCTCAGCAAGAGATTCAACTGCAGGCCGAATGTGCCTTATTGCTTCGCCCACAGCATGTCCAGGTTCAGGTGGATACAGAAAGTGCAGTGAAAGTGCTGGAGCAACATTTTATGGGCGATCACTGCCGCTATGTGATTGATGTGAACGGAGACCGATTACTAGCCACGTCCTCACAAGCGTTGAATATCGGTGACAGCGTTGCAGTAAAAATCGATACTCAGGGTGTATTGGCGTTCGCTTAA
- a CDS encoding P-II family nitrogen regulator, protein MKIINAIIKPFKLDDVREALADVGIEGMTVSEVKGFGRQKGHTELYRGAEYQVDFLPKVKIEIATHADNVDRVVEAITKAAQTGKIGDGKIFVYDLNQAVRIRTGEMDAEAL, encoded by the coding sequence ATGAAAATAATCAATGCCATTATTAAGCCATTTAAGTTAGACGATGTACGTGAAGCGTTGGCTGACGTCGGCATCGAAGGGATGACGGTATCAGAGGTTAAAGGTTTTGGCCGTCAAAAAGGCCACACCGAGTTGTACCGCGGCGCGGAGTACCAAGTTGACTTTCTACCAAAAGTAAAAATAGAAATCGCAACTCATGCAGATAATGTCGATCGAGTGGTAGAAGCCATCACAAAAGCGGCGCAAACAGGAAAAATTGGTGACGGTAAAATTTTTGTATACGACCTGAATCAAGCTGTTCGCATCCGTACTGGTGAAATGGACGCAGAAGCACTTTAA
- the acnB gene encoding bifunctional aconitate hydratase 2/2-methylisocitrate dehydratase produces MLEAYRKHVEERAAEGVVPKPLDAEQVAGLVELLKNPPQGEEEFLLDLLENRIPPGVDEAAYVKAGFLTAVTKGEVSSPLVSREKAAQLLGTMQGGYNIEPLVDLLDDDVLAPIAAKALSHTLLMFDAFYDVEEKAKAGNAFAQQVLQSWADAEWFQSKPELQEKITLTVFKVTGETNTDDLSPAPDAWSRPDIPVHALAMLKNEREGITPDQPGSIGPIKQIEELQSKGHQLVYVGDVVGTGSSRKSATNSVLWFMGDDIPNVPNKRAGGYVLGGKIAPIFFNTMEDAGALPIEVDVSKLNMGDVIDVYPFEGKVCNHETGETLAEFKLKTDVLIDEVRAGGRIPLIIGRGLTDKARQSLGLEPAEFFRKPGDVADSGKGYSLAQKMVGKACGVEGVRPGTYCEPKMTTVGSQDTTGPMTRDELKDLACLGFSADLVMQSFCHTSAYPKPVDVNTHHTLPDFIMNRGGVSLRPGDGVIHSWLNRMLLPDTVGTGGDSHTRFPLGISFPAGSGLVAFAAATGVMPLDMPESILVRFKGEMQPGITLRDLVHAIPYYGIKQGLLTVEKAGKINEFSGRVLEIEGVEHLTVEQAFELSDASAERSAAGCTVKLSQESIEEYLNSNITMLKWMISEGYGDRRTIERRITAMQEWLDNPELMEADADAEYAHVIEIDLAEINEPILCAPNDPDDARLLSDVQGTQIDEVFIGSCMTNIGHFRAAGKLLEQWGGQLDTRLWVAPPTKMDRDQLTEEGYYGIYGRAGVRIETPGCSLCMGNQARVADKATVMSTSTRNFPNRLGTGANVYLSSAELAAVGAILGRIPTKEEYLEYAAKINATAADTYRYLNFHKMDQYTKKADTVIFQEPA; encoded by the coding sequence GTGCTTGAAGCCTACCGTAAACACGTCGAAGAGCGTGCTGCCGAAGGAGTTGTACCTAAACCACTAGACGCCGAGCAAGTTGCAGGCCTTGTGGAGCTTCTTAAAAATCCCCCTCAAGGTGAAGAAGAATTCCTTCTTGACCTACTAGAGAACCGTATTCCACCAGGTGTTGATGAAGCCGCATATGTAAAAGCTGGTTTTCTGACCGCAGTAACAAAAGGTGAAGTATCTTCTCCGCTAGTAAGCCGTGAAAAAGCGGCGCAGTTACTAGGTACGATGCAAGGTGGTTACAACATCGAGCCACTCGTTGATCTACTGGACGACGATGTTCTAGCTCCAATCGCAGCAAAAGCGCTGTCTCACACACTGCTTATGTTTGATGCTTTCTACGATGTAGAAGAGAAAGCGAAAGCAGGCAACGCGTTTGCACAACAAGTTCTACAATCTTGGGCTGACGCGGAATGGTTCCAGTCTAAGCCTGAGCTGCAAGAAAAAATCACACTGACTGTCTTCAAGGTGACTGGTGAAACAAACACCGATGACCTGTCTCCAGCACCAGATGCTTGGTCTCGCCCTGATATCCCAGTGCATGCGTTAGCAATGCTGAAGAATGAGCGCGAAGGCATCACTCCAGATCAACCTGGCAGCATCGGTCCAATCAAACAAATCGAAGAACTGCAATCTAAAGGTCATCAGCTTGTTTACGTTGGTGACGTAGTAGGTACGGGTTCTTCTCGTAAATCGGCAACTAACTCTGTGCTTTGGTTCATGGGTGATGATATCCCTAATGTTCCAAACAAACGCGCTGGTGGTTACGTACTAGGCGGCAAGATTGCACCTATCTTCTTCAACACAATGGAAGATGCTGGCGCGCTACCAATCGAAGTTGACGTTTCAAAACTGAACATGGGTGACGTTATCGACGTTTACCCATTCGAAGGTAAAGTTTGTAACCACGAAACTGGTGAAACACTGGCTGAATTTAAGCTAAAAACAGACGTACTTATCGACGAAGTACGTGCTGGTGGCCGTATCCCACTGATCATCGGTCGTGGTCTGACTGACAAAGCTCGTCAATCTCTAGGTCTAGAGCCTGCCGAATTCTTCCGTAAGCCAGGTGACGTTGCTGATTCAGGCAAAGGTTACTCGCTTGCACAGAAGATGGTCGGTAAAGCGTGTGGCGTAGAAGGTGTTCGTCCAGGTACTTACTGTGAGCCTAAGATGACCACTGTTGGTTCTCAGGATACAACTGGCCCTATGACGCGTGATGAGCTTAAAGATCTTGCGTGTCTTGGCTTCTCTGCAGACCTAGTGATGCAGTCTTTCTGTCACACATCTGCGTACCCTAAACCGGTTGATGTAAACACTCACCACACACTGCCTGATTTCATCATGAACCGTGGCGGTGTATCACTACGTCCGGGTGACGGTGTTATCCACTCGTGGCTAAACCGTATGCTTCTGCCTGATACAGTAGGTACAGGTGGTGACTCGCATACTCGTTTCCCACTAGGTATTTCATTCCCTGCAGGTTCTGGTCTGGTTGCATTCGCAGCGGCTACAGGTGTTATGCCACTGGATATGCCAGAGTCAATCTTGGTTCGCTTCAAAGGTGAAATGCAGCCTGGTATCACGCTACGTGATCTAGTACATGCAATCCCTTACTACGGCATCAAGCAAGGTCTGTTGACGGTAGAGAAAGCGGGTAAGATCAACGAATTCTCAGGCCGCGTTCTAGAAATCGAAGGTGTTGAGCACCTAACGGTTGAGCAAGCATTTGAACTTTCAGATGCGTCTGCAGAGCGTTCAGCAGCAGGTTGTACCGTTAAGCTGTCTCAAGAGTCGATCGAAGAGTACCTAAACTCGAACATCACTATGCTCAAGTGGATGATCTCTGAAGGTTACGGTGACCGTCGTACTATCGAGCGTCGTATCACTGCGATGCAAGAGTGGTTGGATAACCCAGAGCTGATGGAAGCGGATGCGGATGCGGAATACGCGCACGTAATCGAGATCGACCTAGCGGAAATCAACGAGCCAATCCTATGTGCGCCAAATGATCCAGATGATGCTCGTCTACTTTCTGACGTTCAAGGTACACAAATCGACGAAGTCTTCATCGGTTCATGTATGACTAACATCGGTCACTTCCGCGCTGCAGGTAAACTGCTGGAGCAATGGGGTGGTCAGCTAGATACGCGTCTATGGGTGGCTCCGCCAACTAAGATGGACCGCGATCAGCTAACGGAAGAAGGTTACTACGGTATCTACGGCCGTGCTGGTGTTCGTATCGAAACTCCGGGATGTTCACTATGTATGGGTAACCAGGCTCGCGTAGCAGACAAAGCAACAGTAATGTCTACTTCAACGCGTAACTTCCCGAACCGTCTGGGTACAGGCGCGAACGTTTACCTGTCTTCTGCAGAGCTAGCGGCAGTAGGTGCAATCCTAGGTCGTATCCCAACTAAGGAAGAGTACCTAGAGTACGCAGCGAAGATCAACGCGACAGCCGCTGATACTTACCGCTACCTGAACTTCCATAAGATGGATCAGTACACCAAGAAAGCAGATACGGTTATCTTCCAAGAGCCAGCTTAA
- a CDS encoding ammonium transporter, whose translation MELATTVTELRYALDTFFFLISGALVMWMAAGFAMLEAGLVRSKNTTEILTKNFCLYAIACTTYLVVGYNIMYVDNGEGGWLPSLGALIGSQGEGADHSLESDFFFQVVFVATAMSVVSGAVAERMKLWSFLIFSAILTAFIYPMEGYWTWGGGFLSAAGFSDFAGSGIVHMAGASAALAGVLLLGARKGKYGKNGEIHPIPGSNMPLATLGTFILWFGWFGFNGGSQLMVSDFENATAVGQIFLNTNAAAAAGSIAALFVCKTTWGKADLTMILNGALAGLVAITADPLSPSPLYAVAIGAVAGVIVVFSIIGLDKLKIDDPVGAISVHGVCGFFGLMVVPLSNGDATFGAQLLGAAVIFAWVFGASLVVWAILKATVGIRVSEEEEMEGMDMHDCGVGAYPEFVTAK comes from the coding sequence ATGGAATTAGCAACAACAGTAACAGAGTTACGTTACGCACTAGACACTTTTTTCTTCCTCATTTCGGGTGCATTGGTTATGTGGATGGCAGCGGGTTTCGCTATGCTTGAAGCGGGCCTCGTACGCTCTAAAAACACAACAGAAATTTTGACTAAGAACTTTTGTTTGTACGCGATTGCTTGTACGACTTACTTAGTCGTTGGTTACAACATCATGTACGTCGATAACGGCGAAGGTGGTTGGTTGCCATCATTAGGTGCCCTGATTGGTTCTCAGGGTGAAGGCGCAGACCATTCACTAGAATCTGACTTTTTCTTCCAGGTAGTATTTGTTGCGACAGCGATGTCTGTTGTATCAGGTGCGGTTGCTGAGCGTATGAAGCTATGGTCATTCCTGATCTTCTCTGCAATCTTGACTGCATTTATCTACCCAATGGAAGGTTACTGGACTTGGGGCGGCGGTTTCCTATCTGCTGCAGGCTTCAGTGACTTCGCTGGCTCAGGTATTGTACACATGGCAGGTGCTTCAGCAGCTCTAGCTGGTGTTCTATTGCTTGGTGCTCGTAAAGGTAAATACGGTAAAAATGGTGAAATCCACCCAATTCCAGGTTCAAACATGCCACTTGCGACACTTGGCACGTTCATTCTATGGTTCGGTTGGTTTGGCTTTAACGGCGGTTCTCAGCTAATGGTTTCTGACTTCGAGAACGCAACAGCAGTAGGTCAAATTTTCCTAAATACCAACGCAGCAGCAGCAGCGGGTTCAATTGCAGCACTATTTGTATGTAAAACAACGTGGGGCAAAGCTGACCTAACTATGATCCTAAACGGTGCATTGGCTGGTCTGGTTGCTATCACAGCGGATCCACTATCACCATCACCACTTTACGCAGTTGCAATCGGCGCAGTAGCAGGTGTAATCGTAGTATTCAGCATCATTGGTCTTGATAAGCTTAAAATCGATGATCCAGTTGGCGCGATTTCAGTACACGGTGTATGTGGTTTCTTCGGCCTAATGGTTGTTCCTCTAAGCAACGGTGACGCAACGTTTGGTGCACAGCTTCTAGGTGCGGCAGTAATCTTTGCTTGGGTATTCGGTGCAAGTTTGGTTGTTTGGGCAATCTTGAAAGCAACAGTAGGCATCCGTGTAAGCGAAGAAGAAGAGATGGAAGGCATGGATATGCACGACTGTGGTGTAGGCGCTTACCCAGAGTTCGTCACAGCAAAATAA
- a CDS encoding patatin-like phospholipase family protein, protein MFKKLSFSPLTRYFALWLSFFLITMPSVSWAQEEASASRPKIAVVLAGGGAKGAAHIGVLKALEEMQIPVDIITGTSMGAYVGGLYATGMSADEIESFIYTIDWNGGYRDRVDRSQRRVRDKEYEDRYQIYTDLGLRLTEVRAPTGVVQGQNMLRILRETTGNLGRFDSFDELAIPYRSVATDILELEEVVIGNGYLSDAMMASMSVPGALPPYQLNGHMLVDGGVVNNMPVDVARAMGADVVIAVDISTDYKTKEDFTGLFTVADQLSNYLVRRSTQEQVEALQEQDIYIRPNVGQMETVEFDKMPSAFQSGYEITKTLAPKLKGLSLSSADYQGYIDRKQAARKTLVHGDDRVVDDVVIINNTHYSDVLLTNRLHLETGRTIPTQEIEKAVENLYALDRFELITYHFEEENGSSRLVFTVNEKSWGPNYLNFRFFLEDDFDTDSQYGIGLSTNFTNLNSHGAELAFNVEMGTDKLIEAELYSPVMSSQQLFVSGRLAYSNESRNLPLSDFQNPDISAVDDFLPVSYSDFTSELSIGLQPTLWQELRMGARYSTGSIELSTLASAGNLDFDRLGVFASYRLDTLDDFAFPTHGLLVDLEYLVSHDKSPEGDNFLESESSVEDTVYEISARFKGAVSHLRHTLVGHAEYSFVESKNSTIPLDPRELGGFLNLSGIPRNSLIGQDLFFSSLVYRYKWFDNDFGLFEAPVYIGASLEYGGVWSDNDLSLSEAPLYNAGSVFFGVDSPIGPIMLSYGRTEQNLEAVYLIVGTSFN, encoded by the coding sequence ATGTTCAAAAAGTTGTCATTTAGCCCGTTAACTCGCTACTTCGCGCTTTGGCTGAGCTTCTTTTTGATCACTATGCCTTCGGTTTCCTGGGCTCAGGAAGAGGCTTCTGCATCGCGTCCTAAAATCGCTGTGGTTCTAGCGGGTGGTGGTGCAAAAGGTGCCGCACATATAGGCGTGTTGAAAGCACTTGAAGAGATGCAAATTCCGGTCGACATCATCACTGGCACGAGCATGGGCGCGTACGTTGGCGGCTTGTATGCCACTGGTATGAGCGCCGATGAGATTGAGAGCTTTATCTACACCATAGATTGGAACGGCGGTTATCGAGACCGTGTAGACCGAAGTCAGCGTCGAGTTCGCGATAAAGAGTACGAAGATCGTTACCAGATTTACACCGACCTTGGCCTGAGGTTGACTGAGGTTAGGGCACCAACTGGTGTGGTGCAAGGGCAAAATATGCTACGTATTCTGCGTGAAACCACCGGTAACCTGGGACGATTTGATTCTTTTGATGAACTGGCTATCCCATATCGCTCTGTCGCGACTGACATTTTAGAGCTTGAAGAAGTCGTCATTGGTAATGGTTATCTAAGTGATGCGATGATGGCGAGTATGTCTGTGCCAGGCGCGCTTCCTCCTTATCAGTTAAATGGTCATATGCTGGTTGATGGCGGTGTGGTGAATAACATGCCAGTTGATGTCGCTCGTGCGATGGGCGCGGATGTGGTTATCGCCGTGGATATCAGCACCGATTACAAAACCAAAGAAGACTTTACCGGGCTGTTTACCGTCGCTGATCAGCTTTCCAATTATCTTGTGCGTCGCAGTACCCAAGAGCAAGTCGAAGCACTGCAGGAACAAGATATCTACATTCGTCCCAATGTTGGCCAAATGGAAACCGTTGAGTTCGATAAGATGCCTTCGGCGTTTCAGTCAGGATATGAAATCACTAAAACGTTGGCGCCGAAATTAAAAGGTTTGAGTCTATCCAGTGCGGATTACCAAGGTTACATTGACCGTAAACAAGCAGCTCGTAAAACTTTAGTCCATGGTGATGATCGCGTGGTTGATGACGTCGTGATCATCAATAACACCCACTACAGTGATGTGCTGTTGACCAACCGTCTGCATTTAGAGACGGGGCGGACAATCCCAACGCAAGAAATAGAAAAAGCGGTTGAAAACCTATATGCGCTTGATCGTTTTGAACTGATCACTTACCACTTTGAAGAAGAAAATGGCTCCTCGCGATTAGTTTTTACCGTCAACGAAAAGTCATGGGGCCCCAATTACCTCAACTTTCGATTTTTCCTCGAAGATGATTTTGATACTGACAGCCAGTATGGCATTGGATTGTCGACCAACTTTACCAACCTAAACTCCCATGGTGCAGAACTGGCATTTAATGTCGAAATGGGAACGGATAAGCTGATTGAAGCTGAACTGTACTCGCCAGTTATGTCCAGCCAGCAGCTTTTCGTGTCCGGACGACTGGCTTACAGTAACGAGAGTAGAAACTTACCGCTGAGTGACTTCCAAAACCCAGATATTAGTGCCGTCGATGATTTCCTACCTGTGTCGTACAGCGATTTTACATCAGAGCTTTCTATTGGTCTTCAACCTACGTTATGGCAAGAATTACGGATGGGAGCCCGATACTCAACAGGCAGCATTGAACTTTCTACATTGGCATCGGCGGGTAATCTGGATTTCGACCGGCTCGGCGTATTTGCGAGTTATCGTTTAGACACGCTTGATGACTTTGCTTTCCCTACTCATGGCCTATTGGTTGACTTGGAATATTTGGTTTCTCATGACAAAAGCCCTGAAGGTGATAACTTCTTGGAGTCTGAGTCGTCAGTGGAAGATACGGTGTATGAAATCTCTGCCCGATTCAAAGGCGCTGTGAGCCATCTGCGTCATACTTTAGTCGGACATGCGGAATACAGTTTTGTTGAGAGCAAAAACTCCACCATCCCACTCGATCCGCGAGAGTTAGGCGGCTTTTTAAACCTTTCGGGCATCCCAAGAAACAGTCTGATTGGGCAGGATTTATTCTTTAGTAGCCTAGTCTACCGCTATAAATGGTTCGATAATGACTTCGGATTGTTTGAAGCTCCGGTATATATAGGGGCCTCACTGGAGTATGGTGGTGTATGGTCGGATAACGATCTCTCTTTAAGTGAGGCGCCGCTGTATAATGCTGGCTCAGTATTCTTTGGCGTCGATTCCCCAATCGGGCCTATAATGTTGTCTTACGGTCGTACAGAGCAGAACTTGGAGGCTGTGTACTTGATCGTAGGAACCTCGTTTAATTAA
- a CDS encoding iron ABC transporter permease, with protein sequence MKEKNYLWKTSSGTLALLLVLPILAIFYTAIGETDELFAHLMATVMPTYIYNTVTLTIGVMVLSLIFGIPCAWLMAMCKLPTEKWLQWALVLPLAMPGYIIGYIFTDWFDFAGPIQIFLRDITGWGPREYWFPDIRTLSGATFVLSLVLYPYVYLLCRAAFMEQNVSLLQSARLLKCSPWESFWRISLPLARPSIAVGLSLVAMETIGDFGTVSYFAVNTLTTAVYDTWLGYSNLNAAAKISAIMLVIVVLLLSSERYSRRKQKLFQSQFNSHEDFRYELTGWRKWAALIWCWGLVLIAFIMPLMQLVDYSITYFEQSWTPQFREYAWNSLVVSVIAAIIGVAVALVVNFTYRVNSKRTTLAFMRLSSMGYAVPGTVLAIGVMVAVLFMDHRVNDVAKAMEWGRPGLIFSGSMFALIFAMVVRFSAVAIGSIESNLNKISPSLDMASRTMGCTPNTMLWRVHLPLVKRGALIAALLVFIESMKELNAALLLRPFNFETLATYVYNFASDEHLELAALPAVLLVFVGLIPLIVVNRSLEQNH encoded by the coding sequence ATGAAAGAAAAAAATTATTTATGGAAAACCAGTAGTGGAACTTTGGCATTGCTACTGGTTTTACCGATCTTAGCGATCTTCTACACCGCAATTGGTGAAACGGATGAACTGTTTGCGCACTTGATGGCGACGGTCATGCCGACTTATATCTATAACACGGTTACTCTAACCATTGGTGTGATGGTGTTGTCACTAATTTTTGGCATTCCATGTGCGTGGCTTATGGCGATGTGTAAACTGCCCACCGAGAAGTGGCTACAGTGGGCACTCGTTTTACCGCTAGCGATGCCGGGATACATCATCGGGTATATTTTTACTGATTGGTTTGATTTCGCCGGACCGATACAAATCTTTTTACGAGATATAACTGGATGGGGGCCTAGAGAGTACTGGTTTCCGGATATTCGTACTTTGTCTGGTGCGACCTTTGTTCTCTCTCTTGTTTTGTATCCATACGTCTATTTGCTTTGCCGAGCAGCGTTTATGGAGCAAAACGTGTCACTGTTGCAAAGTGCGCGTCTTCTTAAGTGCTCACCATGGGAAAGCTTTTGGCGTATTTCTCTTCCTTTAGCTCGTCCTTCTATTGCAGTTGGCTTATCACTGGTTGCGATGGAAACGATCGGTGACTTTGGTACCGTCAGTTACTTTGCGGTGAATACGTTAACAACCGCGGTATACGATACTTGGCTTGGATACTCTAACCTTAATGCGGCCGCTAAAATTTCCGCGATAATGCTGGTGATCGTCGTGTTATTGTTAAGTTCAGAGCGCTATAGCCGCAGAAAGCAGAAGCTATTCCAGAGCCAGTTTAACAGCCATGAAGATTTCCGCTATGAACTGACAGGCTGGAGAAAATGGGCTGCACTTATTTGGTGTTGGGGTTTAGTCTTAATCGCTTTTATCATGCCGCTGATGCAACTGGTCGACTATTCAATTACTTATTTCGAGCAAAGTTGGACGCCACAATTCCGTGAGTATGCCTGGAACAGTCTGGTCGTATCGGTTATCGCTGCCATCATTGGTGTCGCTGTTGCACTGGTGGTGAATTTTACTTATCGAGTTAATAGTAAGAGAACAACGCTTGCCTTTATGCGTTTATCCTCAATGGGCTATGCCGTGCCCGGAACCGTGTTGGCGATTGGTGTTATGGTAGCGGTTTTATTTATGGATCACCGCGTCAACGATGTCGCAAAAGCGATGGAGTGGGGGAGACCAGGACTGATTTTCTCAGGCTCCATGTTTGCGTTGATTTTTGCGATGGTTGTGCGTTTCTCTGCTGTCGCTATTGGTAGCATCGAGAGCAACTTAAACAAAATCTCCCCTTCCTTAGACATGGCTTCACGTACTATGGGGTGTACACCAAATACCATGCTGTGGCGCGTGCATTTACCACTAGTCAAGCGTGGCGCGCTTATTGCTGCTCTGTTGGTTTTTATCGAATCAATGAAAGAGCTGAATGCGGCGCTTCTTCTGCGTCCGTTTAATTTTGAAACACTGGCAACGTACGTTTATAACTTTGCTTCCGATGAGCATCTAGAGTTGGCTGCTTTACCTGCTGTGTTGTTGGTTTTTGTTGGGTTGATCCCACTTATTGTCGTTAACCGTTCACTGGAGCAAAATCACTGA
- a CDS encoding Fe(3+) ABC transporter substrate-binding protein, translated as MKKVLTLSALACTTLAPTVMAAEEVNVYSYRQPFLVEPMFNEFTKETGIKVNVKFAKTGLAEKLVQEGEYSPADVLLTVDISRLAELTKKGVVQPVDSPVLEKNIPAQYQDTENEWFALTTRTRSVYSSRDRVGKLGEDFTYADLAKPEFKGKICTRSGKHPYNVSLVSSMIAHQGEAATKEWLEGVKANLARKPQGNDRAQVKAIKEGLCDVSLGNSYYLGKMVNDKEQKAWADAVYINFPNQETTGTHVNISGMAMAKYAPNKANALKLMEFLSGDTAQSMYAEVNFEYPVKADVKPSELVASWGEFKADTLSLDEIADHHEAAIKLLDEVKFDL; from the coding sequence ATGAAAAAAGTGCTAACTCTTTCTGCTTTAGCTTGTACAACACTTGCTCCAACAGTAATGGCTGCTGAAGAAGTGAACGTGTACTCATACCGCCAGCCATTCTTGGTTGAGCCTATGTTTAACGAGTTCACAAAAGAGACAGGCATCAAAGTCAACGTGAAGTTTGCTAAGACAGGTCTAGCAGAAAAGCTGGTTCAAGAAGGTGAATACAGTCCTGCTGATGTTCTTCTAACTGTTGATATCAGTCGTTTAGCGGAGCTAACGAAAAAAGGTGTGGTTCAGCCAGTGGATAGTCCAGTTCTAGAGAAAAATATCCCAGCTCAATACCAAGATACAGAAAATGAGTGGTTTGCTCTGACGACACGTACTCGTAGCGTATACTCATCTCGTGACCGTGTAGGTAAACTCGGTGAAGACTTCACTTACGCTGACTTAGCTAAACCAGAATTTAAAGGCAAGATCTGTACTCGTAGTGGTAAGCACCCATACAATGTCTCTCTTGTTTCTTCTATGATTGCTCATCAAGGTGAAGCGGCGACAAAAGAATGGCTAGAAGGCGTTAAAGCTAACCTTGCTCGTAAACCTCAAGGCAATGACCGCGCGCAGGTTAAAGCGATCAAAGAAGGTCTATGTGACGTTTCTCTTGGTAACAGCTACTACCTAGGTAAGATGGTTAATGACAAAGAGCAGAAAGCTTGGGCTGATGCGGTATACATTAACTTTCCTAACCAAGAAACCACAGGTACTCACGTAAACATCTCTGGTATGGCGATGGCGAAGTACGCGCCAAACAAAGCGAACGCACTTAAGCTGATGGAATTTTTATCTGGTGATACAGCGCAAAGCATGTACGCAGAAGTGAACTTTGAATACCCAGTTAAAGCTGACGTTAAGCCTTCAGAGCTAGTGGCATCGTGGGGTGAGTTCAAAGCAGATACGCTTTCTCTGGACGAGATTGCTGATCACCATGAAGCTGCGATCAAGCTATTAGACGAAGTTAAGTTCGATCTTTAA
- a CDS encoding YacL family protein, whose protein sequence is MEFEFIRNTLMGEYYVKCSMGHEIVGRWLQEEIGKDPAKIHQVEALIEQSFSSPSQEHTLTGTEISVIIQDDEVLVQENILSHSYELELESEFELYDSESTASCGLEDFVTLIEQWKDFLNI, encoded by the coding sequence ATGGAATTTGAATTCATCCGTAATACGTTGATGGGCGAGTACTACGTAAAATGTAGCATGGGACACGAGATTGTCGGTCGCTGGCTACAAGAAGAAATTGGTAAAGATCCCGCCAAAATTCATCAAGTTGAAGCGTTGATTGAACAATCTTTTTCTTCACCTTCTCAAGAGCATACTTTAACCGGCACTGAAATCAGCGTGATAATTCAAGATGATGAGGTATTGGTTCAGGAAAACATCTTGTCACATAGCTATGAGCTGGAACTAGAAAGCGAGTTCGAATTGTATGACAGTGAAAGCACGGCTAGCTGTGGTCTCGAAGACTTTGTGACTCTTATAGAGCAATGGAAAGATTTTTTGAACATTTAA